One stretch of Pomacea canaliculata isolate SZHN2017 linkage group LG1, ASM307304v1, whole genome shotgun sequence DNA includes these proteins:
- the LOC112574229 gene encoding protein transport protein Sec61 subunit beta-like, with protein MALPSASSTSVGGGGRGPSKSVTPRAGGGTTARQRKTTSSTAPRKAAGSSAGMWRFYSEDSPGIKVGPVPVLVMSLLFIASVFMLHIWGKYTRG; from the exons ATGGCTTTG ccgtCAGCAAGTTCCACatctgttggtggtggtggacgtGGACCATCAAAATCTGTTACTCCTCGAGCTGGAGGAGGAACAACAGCCAGACAAAG GAAAACCACATCAAGTACAGCACCTAGAAAAGCAGCTGGCAGTAGTGCAGGAATGTGGCGTTTTTATTCAGAAGATTCTCCCGGGATCAAGGT GGGACCTGTTCCTGTCTTGGTGATGAGTTTGCTGTTCATTGCTTCTGTGTTTATGCTTCACATTTGGGGAAAATACACTCGAGGATAA